A single window of Pseudanabaenaceae cyanobacterium SKYG29 DNA harbors:
- a CDS encoding filamentous hemagglutinin N-terminal domain-containing protein has protein sequence MDIDRLLSHSLHILSILVLWGVPGRAQIIPDRTLGGETSVVIPNVTIRDLPATRIDGGAVRGVNLFHSFQEFNVNTGQGVYFSNPGGIENIITRVTGGNVSNINGTLGVLGEANLFFTNPAGIVFGGGARLDLQGSFLGTTANSFMFPNNVEFSATNPTAPPLLVVNIPVGLRFRENAGAIDVRTANRDGTGKLQTSLATNRGKTLALVGGAVNLVGGVVSAPAGFLEIGSVRSGDINIQPNMILRYSDDTIFSDISLRDVAGAYSSDGNIQIQGRNVQLRNGAQVFAGTTSSKDGGSLIIRASELVEIVGELPSFVDASVLPGAEGKGGSLRIETPTLRLSDRASITTDTFGRGEGGTLVIVASQAMEASRSSISASVGVGGQGKGGNITIKTPTLRLTDRAQISSTTLGKGDGGTVFIKSDKLVEGRGPGIVIDTSVQPIATGQGGNLTIEAPTLRLTEGAQISASTFGRGDGGTVFIKASQLLELQGRSLDGKIASDISADVGPEAEGRGGNIFIDTPVLRLVEGAQIGTATFGRGDGGNLFIKASQLVEATGNSLISASVQPGAEGKGGNLVITTDTLRLSGGAQISSGTFGKGDGGTLAIEASQLLEAIGRSSTGKAASGIFANVAVGGEGKGGNLTIETPTLRLTEGAQIASGTFGRGNGGNLSLKVSQLLEAKDSGSLIDVSVQPQAEGKGGNLSIETATLRLTGGAKIQAVTFGKGDGGNLSIKASQSVEAVARGLDDLASGIRADVDAGAEGKGGDLTIETPILRLTEGAQIAAATFGRGKAGTVLIKASQLLEASGSGTAIGVSVQEGAEGSGGNLSIETAILRLTGGAFISATTDGKGDGGSLFVRASQLLEAKGRAPTDNSPTIIRAQARSRAAGKGGNLTIETPLLRLGEGASISVSDFSGAKGAGSLQITTDALSIDNSSITASALRGSEANIVINASDVRLRNNSEIEANAFRNATGGNITINANTLIGFPNTNITANAEKQGGRIAITAKAVLGFRTLSRPEIQRLLGREDLSNFNPFRDFPNSANILAISTTNPDPNLSGQVNISTPEADPSKGLVNLPQNTVDPLQLVNSNVCRVRQGSQFVIKGRGGVPPTVGDNFRSETEVGLADAVAPIVASPSTRGEKNTIDKGETPPALGWVADGKGNVVLVDYDPRGKLVRLGAYQQRCRLP, from the coding sequence ATGGACATCGATCGGTTACTCTCTCATTCCCTGCACATCCTCAGTATTTTGGTACTGTGGGGTGTTCCAGGGAGAGCACAGATTATTCCCGATCGGACTCTTGGAGGGGAGACTTCTGTTGTTATCCCCAACGTGACAATTCGAGACCTACCGGCGACACGAATTGATGGTGGTGCCGTCAGAGGAGTCAACCTATTTCATAGTTTTCAGGAATTTAATGTCAATACAGGTCAGGGAGTCTACTTCAGCAATCCTGGGGGTATTGAGAACATCATCACTAGGGTAACAGGGGGAAATGTTTCCAATATCAATGGCACCTTGGGAGTCTTGGGGGAGGCTAACCTATTCTTTACCAATCCAGCGGGTATAGTTTTTGGTGGTGGTGCCCGTTTAGATTTGCAGGGGTCATTCCTTGGGACAACAGCTAATAGTTTTATGTTTCCCAACAACGTTGAATTCAGTGCCACCAACCCTACTGCCCCACCTTTGTTAGTCGTCAACATTCCTGTGGGATTGCGGTTTAGGGAGAATGCAGGAGCGATAGACGTAAGGACTGCCAACAGAGACGGCACAGGAAAACTGCAAACCAGCTTAGCAACGAACCGAGGAAAGACATTGGCTCTCGTTGGTGGGGCAGTAAATCTTGTGGGGGGGGTAGTGTCTGCACCAGCGGGTTTTCTGGAAATTGGCAGTGTCCGATCGGGAGATATAAATATTCAGCCGAACATGATTTTGCGCTACAGTGACGACACCATTTTTAGCGACATTAGCCTGAGAGATGTTGCTGGTGCTTACAGCAGCGATGGCAATATACAAATCCAGGGCAGGAACGTGCAACTGAGGAATGGGGCGCAGGTTTTTGCCGGCACTACAAGTAGTAAAGATGGTGGCAGTCTTATCATCAGAGCATCTGAATTGGTAGAAATCGTAGGAGAATTGCCAAGTTTTGTTGATGCATCGGTTCTACCGGGAGCAGAGGGGAAGGGCGGCAGCTTGAGGATCGAAACTCCCACTCTCCGTTTAAGTGATAGAGCTTCAATTACCACTGATACGTTTGGCAGAGGCGAGGGAGGAACTTTGGTCATCGTAGCATCTCAAGCTATGGAGGCAAGCCGTAGCAGCATTTCTGCCAGCGTTGGTGTGGGAGGGCAGGGAAAAGGAGGTAACATAACCATCAAAACACCTACCCTGCGGTTGACTGATAGAGCCCAGATTTCCAGCACTACTCTTGGCAAGGGGGATGGCGGAACAGTATTCATTAAATCAGATAAACTGGTAGAGGGAAGAGGTCCCGGCATCGTCATTGACACGTCCGTGCAACCGATAGCAACAGGACAGGGGGGCAATCTAACGATCGAGGCTCCCACGCTCCGTTTGACTGAAGGGGCCCAGATTTCTGCTAGTACCTTTGGCAGGGGAGATGGAGGGACAGTATTTATTAAAGCCTCTCAGCTCTTGGAATTGCAGGGCAGATCGCTTGATGGCAAGATTGCTAGTGATATTAGTGCAGATGTTGGACCAGAAGCAGAAGGCAGGGGAGGTAACATATTCATAGATACTCCTGTTCTCCGTTTAGTGGAGGGAGCACAAATTGGTACTGCCACCTTCGGCAGAGGGGACGGGGGAAACCTATTTATCAAGGCATCCCAACTAGTAGAAGCCACAGGGAATAGCCTTATCAGTGCCTCTGTGCAGCCAGGAGCCGAAGGGAAGGGGGGTAATTTAGTCATTACAACTGATACTCTCCGCCTGTCTGGAGGAGCCCAAATTTCCAGCGGCACTTTTGGTAAAGGGGACGGAGGGACTCTAGCTATTGAAGCTTCCCAACTCCTAGAAGCAATTGGTAGATCAAGCACTGGTAAAGCTGCTAGTGGAATTTTTGCCAATGTTGCTGTAGGAGGTGAAGGCAAGGGCGGTAATTTAACGATTGAAACACCCACGCTTCGGTTAACTGAAGGAGCACAAATTGCCTCTGGCACCTTTGGTAGGGGCAATGGAGGTAACCTCTCCCTCAAGGTCTCTCAGCTCTTAGAAGCTAAGGATTCTGGTAGCCTCATTGATGTATCCGTCCAGCCACAAGCAGAGGGAAAGGGCGGCAATTTATCTATTGAGACTGCCACTCTCCGTTTGACTGGGGGGGCAAAAATTCAAGCCGTTACCTTTGGCAAAGGTGATGGGGGAAACCTATCTATCAAAGCCTCTCAATCAGTAGAAGCAGTAGCAAGAGGGCTTGACGATTTGGCAAGTGGTATTCGGGCAGATGTTGATGCTGGGGCAGAAGGGAAGGGTGGGGATTTAACAATAGAGACCCCTATTCTCCGTCTAACTGAGGGGGCGCAGATTGCAGCTGCCACCTTTGGCAGAGGAAAGGCAGGGACTGTGCTCATTAAAGCCTCGCAACTTCTGGAAGCAAGCGGTTCTGGTACCGCTATAGGTGTCTCTGTGCAAGAGGGAGCAGAAGGAAGCGGTGGTAATTTATCCATCGAAACTGCTATTCTCCGTTTAACTGGGGGGGCTTTTATTTCTGCTACCACTGATGGCAAGGGGGATGGTGGTTCTCTATTTGTCAGGGCATCTCAACTCCTAGAGGCAAAGGGTAGAGCACCGACCGACAATTCACCAACTATCATTCGAGCGCAGGCTAGATCAAGGGCAGCAGGGAAGGGGGGCAATTTAACGATCGAGACTCCTCTTCTCCGTCTAGGTGAGGGAGCGAGTATTTCTGTGAGTGACTTTTCGGGTGCCAAAGGTGCAGGTAGCCTGCAGATTACTACTGATGCTCTAAGCATTGACAACTCTAGTATTACTGCCTCTGCTCTTAGAGGAAGTGAAGCAAACATTGTGATTAACGCTAGCGATGTACGACTGAGGAACAACAGTGAAATCGAAGCCAATGCCTTTCGCAATGCCACTGGGGGTAACATTACCATCAATGCGAACACCCTGATTGGCTTTCCCAACACAAACATCACAGCCAACGCTGAGAAGCAAGGCGGTAGAATTGCCATTACTGCTAAGGCAGTTTTGGGTTTTCGCACTCTTTCCCGTCCTGAAATTCAAAGATTACTGGGCAGAGAAGACTTGAGTAATTTCAACCCTTTCAGAGATTTCCCCAACAGCGCCAATATTCTGGCGATTTCCACTACCAATCCTGACCCCAATCTGAGCGGGCAAGTCAACATCAGTACTCCAGAGGCTGACCCCAGCAAGGGCTTGGTCAATCTTCCCCAAAACACGGTTGATCCTTTGCAGTTAGTCAACAGCAATGTCTGTCGAGTACGGCAGGGCAGTCAGTTTGTGATCAAAGGGAGAGGAGGAGTGCCCCCAACAGTTGGGGATAATTTTCGCTCAGAGACGGAGGTGGGTCTAGCGGATGCTGTGGCGCCTATTGTAGCAAGTCCTTCCACCAGGGGGGAGAAAAACACGATCGATAAAGGTGAGACACCCCCTGCCCTAGGCTGGGTGGCAGACGGCAAAGGGAATGTGGTACTGGTGGACTACGACCCTAGAGGAAAGTTAGTGCGGCTTGGTGCCTACCAGCAGAGATGTAGGTTGCCCTGA
- a CDS encoding CHAT domain-containing protein, which yields MLQQWVGTVVFCLCVVSLSLSASELARKAYEEGNYKLAVALWQDSLRKFERQGDIANQAMALSNISLAWQKLGEWEKATTTIDRSLSLLSSGVIENKLLLAQALDIHGQLWQERGKPAQAIASWQKAAKLYADLGQTERLIQNQLNQAIALRSLGLYSRSCSIILQTLGWRGQECQITQQDIDNLNKNNQINPQQLSTALRQLADTLRVVGKLTQAEQLLQLSLNYVTTTQEKQRVYLSLGDTYRTLAIRQTNTANTDLQRHYRELAHKHYLLSGNTLASKLGLLRLAIDRSEAIDSLVPSIEADLQTSSPSQLTVFTRLELAQHLLCQSHPALSELAKLQASPIMQSCRPNFSSEKEIPWMKIIDLLQTAIAEAQTLENKRAESYAVGYLAGVYHQQGKLQQAETLTLQALALAATAGASDITYLWQWQLGRISRAQQRTADSLSFYAAAFQTLQPLRRDLVAINPEIQFTFRDSIEPIYREYVDLLLADRNPSQSNLQQARNVIEALQLAELDDFFREACINVKPKVIDAIDPRAAVFYPVIGYRRLDVIVKLPGDQNLLHYAIPVEKTSVESTLKALQTYLPDRTRSAQVRQLSQTVYSWLIRPVQDRLAAIQAQQNEPINLVFVLDGILRNVPMAALYDGKAYLIQKYPVAVAPSLQLVDPQPLAKVEIAALVAGISQERAVQGRSFVALPQVESELVSVQGKVKTKDKLLNPNFTSFNLQERLATKDVSIVHIATHGKFSSIAEETFVLLWDQLLNVKEFDQILRATERGKPIELLVLSACETAAGDNRAALGLAGVAIRAGARSTLATLWPVDDVFTAFFMERFYTELSKPGVTKALALRKAQLAALQVENRPYFWAPYILIGNWL from the coding sequence ATGTTACAGCAATGGGTTGGCACGGTTGTCTTTTGCTTGTGCGTTGTGTCTCTGTCCCTCTCTGCTTCAGAACTGGCAAGAAAAGCTTACGAGGAGGGTAACTACAAATTAGCAGTAGCTCTGTGGCAAGATTCATTGCGAAAATTTGAACGACAGGGGGATATAGCCAATCAAGCTATGGCTCTAAGTAATATCTCCCTTGCCTGGCAAAAACTGGGGGAATGGGAGAAAGCTACTACAACTATCGATCGGAGTCTCTCCCTGTTATCATCTGGTGTTATAGAGAATAAATTACTACTAGCCCAGGCACTGGATATTCATGGACAACTATGGCAAGAGAGGGGCAAACCAGCACAGGCGATTGCCTCCTGGCAGAAGGCAGCCAAACTCTACGCAGACCTGGGGCAAACAGAAAGACTGATCCAAAATCAACTAAATCAAGCGATCGCTCTACGATCGTTAGGGTTATATAGCAGGTCTTGTAGTATTATTTTGCAGACATTAGGATGGAGAGGGCAAGAATGCCAAATTACGCAGCAGGACATAGACAATCTAAACAAAAATAATCAAATCAATCCCCAGCAACTTAGTACAGCATTGCGGCAATTAGCTGACACATTACGGGTTGTCGGGAAACTTACCCAAGCAGAACAATTGCTGCAGTTAAGTTTGAACTACGTAACAACAACTCAAGAGAAACAAAGGGTTTATCTCAGCCTAGGAGATACATATCGTACCCTAGCGATACGTCAAACGAACACTGCCAATACAGATTTACAGAGACATTACCGCGAACTAGCACACAAGCATTATTTGCTGAGTGGGAATACCTTGGCAAGCAAGTTAGGGCTATTGCGGCTAGCAATCGATAGAAGTGAAGCAATAGATTCTCTTGTTCCATCGATCGAGGCAGACCTACAAACCTCATCTCCTAGTCAACTCACTGTTTTCACACGCCTTGAGCTAGCTCAGCATCTGTTATGTCAATCCCATCCAGCCCTATCAGAATTAGCCAAGTTACAGGCATCGCCGATTATGCAGTCCTGTCGCCCTAACTTTTCTTCAGAAAAAGAGATACCCTGGATGAAAATCATAGACTTGTTGCAGACCGCCATAGCAGAGGCGCAGACCTTGGAGAACAAGAGAGCAGAGTCCTATGCAGTGGGCTATCTAGCAGGAGTGTATCACCAGCAAGGTAAGTTGCAACAGGCAGAAACTCTTACTCTCCAGGCTCTAGCTTTAGCGGCAACGGCAGGAGCATCTGACATAACTTATCTTTGGCAGTGGCAGTTAGGGAGAATCAGCCGTGCCCAGCAAAGAACAGCAGACAGTTTAAGTTTTTATGCTGCCGCCTTTCAAACTCTACAACCCCTGCGGCGTGACCTAGTGGCAATCAATCCAGAAATTCAGTTTACCTTTCGTGACAGTATTGAACCAATCTATCGAGAATACGTAGATTTACTGTTGGCAGACAGGAATCCTAGCCAGTCAAATTTGCAGCAGGCAAGAAATGTAATTGAGGCGTTACAGCTAGCAGAACTGGATGACTTTTTCCGCGAAGCTTGCATTAATGTCAAACCCAAGGTAATTGATGCGATCGACCCCCGTGCTGCTGTATTTTACCCTGTGATTGGTTACCGTCGCCTAGATGTGATTGTTAAACTCCCAGGGGATCAGAATCTGTTGCACTATGCAATTCCTGTAGAAAAGACTAGCGTAGAATCAACTCTGAAGGCACTACAAACCTATCTACCCGATCGGACTCGATCGGCGCAAGTACGTCAGCTATCCCAGACAGTTTATAGCTGGTTAATTCGTCCTGTACAAGACAGATTAGCAGCGATCCAAGCTCAACAAAATGAGCCAATAAATCTAGTCTTTGTTTTAGATGGCATCTTACGCAATGTACCGATGGCAGCCCTCTATGATGGCAAGGCATATCTAATTCAGAAATATCCTGTTGCTGTTGCTCCTAGCTTACAATTAGTTGATCCCCAGCCCTTAGCTAAGGTAGAGATCGCAGCACTAGTAGCAGGAATTAGTCAAGAGCGCGCAGTACAAGGTAGGAGTTTTGTGGCATTGCCGCAAGTAGAGTCAGAATTAGTGTCAGTGCAAGGGAAAGTAAAAACAAAAGATAAACTACTTAACCCTAACTTCACCAGTTTTAATTTGCAAGAGAGGTTGGCAACAAAAGATGTCTCGATCGTTCACATTGCTACCCACGGCAAATTTAGTTCTATTGCTGAGGAGACTTTTGTATTGTTGTGGGATCAGCTCCTCAATGTCAAGGAATTTGATCAAATTTTACGGGCAACAGAGCGTGGCAAGCCCATAGAATTATTAGTTCTGAGTGCTTGTGAAACAGCTGCTGGAGACAATCGAGCAGCATTAGGGTTAGCAGGGGTAGCGATCAGAGCAGGAGCGAGAAGTACCTTGGCTACCTTGTGGCCCGTGGATGATGTCTTTACCGCGTTTTTTATGGAGCGATTTTACACAGAATTAAGTAAACCTGGGGTAACCAAGGCATTAGCATTACGCAAAGCACAACTAGCAGCATTACAAGTGGAGAACCGTCCCTATTTTTGGGCACCCTACATTTTAATTGGCAATTGGCTGTAA
- a CDS encoding DUF928 domain-containing protein, whose protein sequence is MKNFWLFVPMMAATIGLILPLPAQENEPTSVWSMVLGRSAPGGRRKGAASRGCSPQVTPIALVPDPAKAWALTSSPTPRFWFYLPQLPPQIRSAEFVLQDTQDNDIYRTTISLTGKAGLVRVAVPNVQGKTLDTGRTYRWTFQVPCEQNSWVVLESHTGRDTEGKTTPWLDKVDTVASQVVANPQNVEARKAWLKLLQELELPELAKAPL, encoded by the coding sequence ATGAAAAATTTCTGGTTGTTTGTACCAATGATGGCTGCCACGATCGGGCTGATCTTACCTTTGCCTGCCCAGGAGAACGAGCCGACTAGTGTCTGGAGCATGGTTTTGGGTAGGAGTGCCCCAGGGGGGAGACGTAAGGGCGCTGCCAGTCGTGGCTGTTCACCCCAAGTTACTCCTATTGCTTTGGTGCCTGACCCTGCCAAAGCTTGGGCTTTAACCAGTAGCCCTACTCCTCGTTTCTGGTTTTATCTGCCCCAATTGCCGCCACAAATTCGATCGGCGGAGTTTGTGCTACAGGATACCCAGGATAATGACATCTATCGCACTACTATTTCCTTGACAGGCAAAGCTGGTTTAGTGCGGGTGGCTGTGCCAAATGTGCAAGGAAAGACTTTGGACACAGGGAGAACCTATCGATGGACTTTCCAAGTGCCCTGTGAACAAAACAGTTGGGTGGTTTTGGAGAGCCATACTGGTAGGGATACTGAAGGGAAAACTACTCCCTGGTTAGACAAGGTAGATACTGTTGCCAGCCAGGTAGTGGCAAATCCCCAAAATGTAGAGGCACGCAAAGCTTGGCTAAAACTTCTCCAAGAGCTGGAGCTGCCAGAACTGGCTAAAGCCCCCCTTTAG
- a CDS encoding CHASE2 domain-containing protein, whose product MVKYINLELTGQVLDGYAVRCEVGEIKNSVLQRQGVVTGKLPSPAEICATHKRWQILHSYVSHSLLKIRCQDEITINNGGNLDTSIRELDTISVELKQGINRWLQADYFQEINDYLLSYFHDQDEIIFTLTTEDQQIQTLPLHLWEFFDNYSHATFSLGYHSPSLSVSTDDNTGRLLVIIGHNGHTGGSADRQVLEKFMGSNLCYLEEPTTKALIEVLNTQNFAAIYFADYNFHPIDKGYLRLNQTEIIPIKNFKSMLKQQVHQRLKLAIINSYNAVELARELTTLGLGQIVAMIHPLPGYINHQFLGHFLEEFYNHNSLCLSVRRAREKLTAWQVHFPYISWLPIIWQNSLLIGKFLFWKHIFPPPPFSLNVTLPDRDEEETLLMAVDPAIGILESRGYKVLGVLGQGGFGKTYRAVQSDGRFVAIKQLLFREGKDKQALVERFLKEANVLQKLGSHPQIPSFYGCFWEGDNYFIVQEFIEGITLDQELAQATKFSEDYVKQLVEDVLNVLSFVHSNNFIHRDVKPQNLIRRSSDQKIVLIDFGVVKENVGTNLNLSIRVGTPKYMPVEQYYNNPVFASDIFALGIVAIECLNGLTILSDNLEPASLAQRLSISEGFASFLLKCIADKAADRYKDAKTALLALQSLDNQPPTFAKTTVALPKPHPLTSIKSLLPLVLSTFAVLAVRYVGLLQGVELFAYDLLLRIRPGEFPDERLVFITIDDKDLSFQDEKGWQRRGSIADAALELTIRKLNALGAQTIGLDIYRDGEPDTGTITNLYASQSNLIGVCKVADPEIDVPEIPPPTGLRKEQVGFSDVPDDNDIVRRQLVFMTPPKLEGKCVASLGFATQVALHYLRSKGVSPAVEGGLIRIGGVKLFPLESHSGGYQRVDMRGHQILLNYRAVDAVQSFGYRSNRSVQNLAPSLSLRDFLNEEIPPERIKGKIILIGVTSTSSDDYWQTPISKGRVAGLYIQGQMVSQLVSAVLDGRTLLRPLPFWQDYLWMFVGAGIGCIIYRISRTRVIFLGTTLAGCLALFIVYFLLFAKGLWIPFVPTIVSMILAQGGTHLLSYSTKIAHNRNRL is encoded by the coding sequence GTGGTCAAATATATCAACCTAGAACTCACAGGGCAGGTGCTAGATGGCTATGCAGTGCGCTGCGAAGTAGGAGAAATTAAAAATAGTGTCTTACAGCGCCAGGGAGTGGTAACTGGTAAACTCCCTTCTCCTGCAGAGATATGTGCAACTCACAAGCGCTGGCAAATTCTGCATAGCTATGTTAGTCACAGCTTGTTGAAAATTAGGTGTCAAGATGAGATAACTATTAACAATGGGGGAAATTTGGACACTTCCATACGAGAGTTAGATACAATATCTGTAGAGTTAAAGCAGGGAATAAATAGGTGGTTACAAGCAGATTATTTCCAGGAAATAAATGACTATCTATTAAGTTATTTTCACGATCAAGATGAAATAATTTTCACTCTAACAACCGAGGATCAACAAATACAAACCTTACCCCTTCATCTCTGGGAATTTTTTGACAACTACTCCCATGCTACCTTTTCCCTGGGTTACCATAGCCCTAGCTTATCTGTGTCAACCGATGATAATACAGGCAGACTTTTAGTCATTATAGGACATAATGGTCATACTGGCGGCAGTGCTGACCGACAAGTGTTAGAGAAATTTATGGGTAGTAATCTATGCTACCTAGAAGAGCCTACAACAAAGGCTCTAATCGAAGTTCTTAATACACAAAATTTTGCAGCAATATACTTTGCTGATTATAACTTTCACCCTATCGACAAGGGCTATCTTAGACTAAATCAGACTGAAATCATACCTATTAAAAATTTTAAGTCCATGCTGAAGCAGCAAGTTCACCAGCGATTGAAGTTAGCGATCATTAATTCCTATAATGCTGTAGAGTTAGCGAGGGAACTGACAACCTTGGGCTTAGGGCAAATTGTAGCAATGATCCATCCCCTACCCGGCTATATCAACCACCAATTTTTGGGACATTTTTTAGAAGAATTTTACAACCATAATTCATTATGTTTATCAGTTCGGCGTGCGAGGGAGAAATTAACAGCTTGGCAGGTACACTTCCCCTATATTAGCTGGTTACCTATCATATGGCAAAACAGTTTATTGATTGGTAAATTTCTCTTTTGGAAACATATTTTTCCTCCACCTCCCTTTAGTCTCAATGTCACATTGCCCGATCGTGATGAAGAAGAAACTCTCCTGATGGCTGTTGATCCTGCGATTGGAATTTTAGAGAGTAGAGGATACAAAGTGTTGGGGGTTTTGGGGCAGGGGGGATTTGGCAAAACCTACAGAGCTGTACAAAGTGATGGTAGATTTGTAGCCATAAAACAGCTATTGTTTAGGGAAGGAAAAGATAAACAAGCTCTTGTAGAAAGATTTCTCAAGGAGGCAAATGTTTTGCAGAAATTGGGTAGTCATCCCCAAATCCCTAGTTTCTATGGTTGTTTCTGGGAAGGTGACAATTATTTTATTGTGCAGGAATTTATAGAAGGCATAACCCTTGATCAGGAACTAGCACAGGCTACTAAATTTTCTGAAGATTATGTCAAACAATTAGTAGAGGATGTACTTAATGTTTTATCCTTTGTGCACTCTAACAACTTCATTCACAGAGACGTTAAGCCCCAAAATTTAATCAGGCGAAGCTCTGATCAAAAAATAGTGTTGATTGACTTCGGTGTTGTCAAGGAAAATGTCGGTACTAACTTGAACTTGTCTATCCGTGTTGGTACTCCCAAATATATGCCCGTTGAGCAATACTACAATAATCCTGTGTTTGCTAGTGACATTTTCGCCCTAGGGATAGTTGCTATAGAGTGTCTAAATGGATTGACAATACTCAGTGATAATTTGGAACCTGCTTCTTTGGCACAACGATTATCAATATCAGAGGGATTTGCTAGTTTTCTACTCAAGTGTATTGCTGATAAAGCTGCCGATCGCTATAAAGATGCCAAAACAGCTCTGTTAGCACTACAGTCCTTGGATAACCAGCCGCCAACCTTTGCTAAAACTACCGTAGCTCTGCCTAAGCCACATCCTCTTACCTCTATAAAATCTTTACTCCCTCTTGTTCTGTCGACTTTTGCAGTTTTAGCAGTACGATATGTAGGTTTACTGCAGGGGGTAGAACTATTTGCCTATGATTTACTGTTGCGGATACGACCAGGTGAGTTTCCCGATGAACGCTTAGTATTTATCACCATAGATGACAAAGACCTTAGTTTTCAAGATGAAAAAGGTTGGCAGAGAAGGGGGTCGATCGCAGATGCAGCTCTGGAATTGACAATTAGGAAATTAAATGCCCTAGGAGCTCAAACGATCGGGCTAGATATTTATCGAGACGGCGAGCCTGATACTGGGACTATTACCAATCTCTATGCATCCCAAAGTAATTTAATCGGGGTGTGTAAGGTTGCTGATCCTGAAATTGATGTACCAGAAATACCACCTCCTACGGGTTTAAGGAAAGAGCAGGTGGGTTTCAGTGATGTCCCTGATGATAATGATATTGTGCGCAGGCAACTAGTATTTATGACCCCGCCAAAGTTAGAGGGAAAATGTGTTGCTAGTTTGGGTTTTGCTACACAGGTAGCTCTGCATTACTTACGCAGTAAAGGGGTTAGCCCAGCGGTCGAAGGGGGACTTATACGAATTGGTGGAGTTAAATTATTCCCCTTAGAATCCCATAGTGGTGGCTACCAAAGAGTGGATATGCGTGGTCATCAAATTTTGCTCAACTATCGTGCTGTTGATGCAGTGCAGAGTTTCGGCTATCGTTCTAACCGATCGGTACAAAATCTAGCTCCTTCTCTGTCATTACGTGATTTTCTGAATGAGGAAATTCCGCCTGAACGCATTAAAGGTAAAATTATCCTGATTGGTGTCACCAGTACCAGTTCTGATGATTATTGGCAGACTCCCATTAGTAAAGGAAGAGTGGCAGGATTGTATATACAAGGGCAAATGGTTAGTCAACTTGTCAGCGCTGTTTTGGATGGGAGAACTTTGCTTCGCCCTCTGCCATTTTGGCAAGACTATCTTTGGATGTTTGTGGGGGCAGGGATCGGCTGTATAATTTATCGCATATCTCGTACTCGTGTTATCTTCCTGGGTACTACACTTGCTGGTTGCCTAGCATTATTTATTGTCTACTTTCTCCTATTTGCCAAGGGGCTGTGGATACCTTTTGTACCAACAATTGTTTCTATGATCTTAGCTCAAGGGGGGACACATCTCCTGTCTTACTCTACCAAAATAGCTCATAATAGAAATCGACTGTAA